The following are from one region of the Streptomyces fradiae genome:
- a CDS encoding ABC transporter ATP-binding protein, whose protein sequence is MTSTTTTVHRPAAPAAPAVRLRGLRRLHRDVRALDGVDLDLPAGSFTAVMGPSGSGKSTLLQCAAGLDRPTAGTVEIDGVPLTGLSERRLTLLRRDRIGFVFQSFNLLPSLTAAQNVALPLRLAGRRPSRAQVRDALARVGLAGRERHRPAELSGGQQQRVALARALITRPAVLFGDEPTGALDSTTGRAVLDLLRELVDRDGLTLVMVTHDPVAAARADRVLFLVDGRLVGEQHAPTAETVAARMAGLEAHGEAAGAAC, encoded by the coding sequence ATGACCTCGACCACGACCACCGTCCACCGGCCCGCTGCCCCCGCCGCCCCCGCCGTACGGCTGCGCGGGCTCCGCCGGCTCCACCGGGACGTCCGCGCGCTCGACGGCGTCGACCTCGATCTGCCCGCCGGGAGCTTCACCGCTGTCATGGGCCCGTCCGGCTCCGGCAAGTCCACGCTGCTGCAGTGCGCGGCCGGGCTCGACCGGCCGACGGCCGGCACCGTGGAGATCGACGGCGTGCCGCTGACCGGGCTGAGCGAGCGGCGGCTGACGCTGCTGCGGCGGGACCGGATCGGCTTCGTCTTCCAGTCGTTCAATCTGCTGCCCTCGCTCACCGCCGCCCAGAACGTGGCCCTGCCGCTCCGCCTCGCGGGCCGCCGCCCGTCCCGCGCGCAGGTGCGCGACGCCCTCGCCCGGGTCGGCCTCGCGGGCCGCGAGCGGCACCGCCCGGCCGAGCTCTCCGGCGGCCAGCAGCAGCGCGTGGCGCTGGCCCGCGCGCTCATCACCCGGCCCGCCGTGCTCTTCGGCGACGAACCGACCGGCGCCCTCGACTCCACCACCGGCCGCGCGGTCCTCGACCTGCTGCGCGAACTCGTCGACCGGGACGGCCTGACGCTCGTCATGGTCACCCACGACCCGGTGGCGGCGGCCCGCGCCGACCGCGTCCTCTTCCTCGTCGACGGACGGCTCGTCGGCGAGCAGCACGCGCCGACGGCGGAGACGGTCGCGGCCCGCATGGCGGGCCTGGAGGCGCACGGGGAAGCAGCGGGTGCGGCGTGCTGA
- a CDS encoding ABC transporter permease, translating to MLTVVLAGLRGRWASFVGGFTALALGVGLVTVMGLGLSATVGAESRAPVRFADSPVVVQGQDRLAVEVRRGPGTAVTTAPLDRPQPVDAELLRELRARWTVRTSGTTADGGPDAVGVDGPANQVRALVTRLTGDRNRVLTGPERRAVDPEAARDARALVTLNALLGTAGGVTAFVSVFVVASTFAFSVALRRREYGLLRTAGATPGQVRRLLLAEATAVGALASAAGCLLGAWGAPRLARALVDGGIAPPWFTITASEASWPYHAAFWTGLTVAVAGALAASRRAGRIGPTAALREADVDTDALPRGRALCGAALLLGGLALLAWTYATDPAELLKRKTYTTLPMPLITGVALLAPALVRPLARAVRLPERLTGAMRLTGATGMLVRENSAAAVRRTAAVAAPVLVTVALAGTLLGAAGTVGAARAAESARQPAGAPTSLFVRDGAEALVKYGARAVSGGGTAGGAAPGGLDDRSIVVTEEFERHRVGDTVEIWRADGSGPVRLRVAGVLPRGAGGNEPLVTPANAPGALEQEGSGPAGGSSQTRLGLVLVLGIALLYTVIALANTLLMATSARGPELASLRLAGATRAQILRVVAYESLLATALGAVLGLAVCALCLGALGAGLAALGAPVSPDLPWTALGAAGAVCATVAAAGAVLPAWRLTR from the coding sequence GTGCTGACCGTCGTACTCGCCGGGCTGCGCGGCCGCTGGGCGTCCTTCGTCGGCGGGTTCACCGCGCTCGCGCTCGGCGTGGGACTGGTGACCGTCATGGGGCTCGGGCTCTCCGCCACCGTGGGGGCGGAGAGCCGGGCGCCGGTCCGGTTCGCGGATTCGCCCGTGGTCGTCCAGGGTCAGGACCGGCTCGCGGTGGAGGTGCGGCGCGGCCCGGGAACGGCCGTCACGACCGCGCCGCTCGACCGTCCACAGCCTGTGGACGCCGAACTCCTGCGCGAGCTGCGCGCCCGCTGGACGGTGAGGACGAGTGGCACGACGGCTGACGGCGGCCCGGACGCCGTCGGGGTCGACGGCCCGGCGAACCAGGTCCGGGCACTGGTCACCCGGCTCACCGGGGACCGGAACCGAGTGCTCACCGGCCCCGAACGGCGCGCCGTCGACCCCGAGGCCGCCCGCGACGCCCGCGCGCTCGTCACCCTCAACGCCCTGCTCGGCACCGCCGGCGGCGTCACCGCCTTCGTCTCCGTCTTCGTCGTCGCCTCCACCTTCGCCTTCTCCGTCGCCCTGCGCCGCCGCGAGTACGGCCTGCTGCGCACCGCCGGCGCCACCCCCGGCCAGGTCCGGCGCCTGCTGCTCGCCGAGGCGACCGCCGTCGGGGCACTCGCCTCCGCCGCCGGCTGTCTGCTCGGCGCGTGGGGCGCGCCCCGGCTCGCCCGGGCCCTGGTGGACGGCGGGATCGCCCCGCCCTGGTTCACCATCACCGCCTCGGAGGCCTCCTGGCCGTACCACGCAGCCTTCTGGACCGGCCTGACCGTCGCCGTGGCGGGCGCGCTCGCCGCCTCCCGGCGGGCCGGGCGGATCGGCCCGACGGCCGCGCTGCGCGAGGCGGACGTCGACACCGACGCGCTGCCGCGCGGCCGGGCGCTGTGCGGCGCGGCCCTGCTGCTCGGCGGCCTCGCGCTGCTGGCGTGGACGTACGCGACCGACCCCGCCGAGCTCCTCAAGCGCAAGACGTACACGACCCTGCCGATGCCCCTGATCACGGGCGTGGCGCTGCTCGCGCCTGCGCTCGTACGCCCGCTGGCCCGCGCCGTCCGGCTCCCGGAGCGCCTGACCGGGGCAATGCGCCTGACCGGGGCGACGGGGATGCTCGTACGGGAGAACAGCGCGGCCGCCGTACGCCGTACCGCCGCCGTCGCCGCCCCGGTCCTGGTCACCGTCGCCCTGGCCGGCACGCTGCTCGGCGCGGCGGGCACGGTCGGCGCGGCGCGGGCGGCGGAGTCCGCCCGGCAGCCGGCCGGGGCGCCGACCTCCCTCTTCGTACGGGACGGGGCCGAGGCCCTGGTCAAGTACGGGGCGCGGGCGGTGTCGGGTGGTGGGACGGCGGGCGGGGCTGCGCCGGGCGGTCTGGACGACCGGTCGATCGTGGTGACGGAGGAGTTCGAGCGGCACCGGGTCGGCGACACGGTCGAGATCTGGCGCGCGGACGGCTCCGGTCCGGTACGCCTCCGGGTCGCCGGCGTGCTGCCGCGCGGCGCGGGCGGCAACGAGCCGCTCGTGACCCCGGCCAACGCCCCCGGGGCCCTGGAACAAGAGGGTTCGGGCCCGGCCGGGGGCAGCTCGCAGACCCGGCTCGGCCTGGTCCTGGTCCTCGGCATCGCGCTGCTCTACACGGTGATCGCCCTCGCCAACACCCTCCTCATGGCCACCTCGGCCCGCGGCCCGGAACTCGCCTCCCTCCGCCTCGCCGGCGCCACCCGCGCGCAGATCCTCCGGGTCGTGGCGTACGAGTCGCTGCTCGCCACCGCCCTGGGCGCCGTCCTCGGCCTGGCCGTCTGCGCCCTCTGCCTGGGCGCCCTGGGCGCGGGCCTCGCCGCCCTCGGCGCGCCGGTGAGTCCGGACCTCCCGTGGACGGCCCTCGGGGCGGCGGGCGCCGTCTGCGCGACGGTCGCGGCGGCCGGGGCGGTGCTCCCCGCCTGGCGGCTCACCCGCTGA
- a CDS encoding DUF1877 family protein: MHLHLRAAAESDIRDDHDWLAAFMNAAWDVIEVEHAAGVADAIEKDYGRLDELYRTAAGAGATDAELPVFGGRQPAGAPTDRYPDPPLILLEPAGVTRAAAFLATVSFDALWARLGGRIVTSMGPDWDDATVREMYETHHRSLRGFYERAAAAGHAVIKAGWF, encoded by the coding sequence GTGCATCTGCATCTGCGGGCCGCGGCGGAGTCGGACATACGCGACGACCACGACTGGCTGGCCGCCTTCATGAACGCGGCCTGGGACGTGATCGAGGTCGAGCACGCGGCGGGCGTCGCCGACGCGATCGAGAAGGACTACGGCCGGCTCGACGAGCTCTACCGGACGGCGGCGGGGGCGGGGGCCACGGACGCCGAACTCCCGGTGTTCGGCGGGCGCCAGCCCGCCGGCGCCCCCACCGACCGCTATCCGGACCCGCCCCTGATCCTCCTCGAACCGGCCGGGGTCACGCGCGCCGCCGCCTTCCTCGCCACCGTCTCCTTCGACGCCCTGTGGGCCCGGCTGGGCGGCCGGATCGTGACCTCCATGGGGCCCGACTGGGACGACGCCACGGTCCGGGAGATGTACGAGACCCACCACCGCAGCCTGCGCGGCTTCTACGAGCGGGCCGCCGCCGCGGGCCACGCGGTGATCAAGGCCGGCTGGTTCTAG
- a CDS encoding DUF4265 domain-containing protein — translation MSVTPGAAAGGRIKIWFRFEPREGWLPMDTEGLWAEPVGEDTARVANVPFLQNGVAEGDVVRYKTDGEGVHWATDRAAASGNVTVRVLPARSGPLGPSAGAVHERFAPYGIGGESYSAEFPLVALTVPADAPLGEIKALLERGEADGWWHWELGCATEAWNAA, via the coding sequence GTGAGTGTCACTCCGGGCGCCGCCGCCGGCGGCCGCATCAAGATCTGGTTCCGCTTCGAGCCCCGCGAGGGCTGGCTCCCCATGGACACCGAGGGGCTGTGGGCCGAGCCGGTGGGCGAGGACACGGCACGGGTCGCCAACGTGCCGTTCCTGCAGAACGGCGTGGCCGAGGGGGATGTCGTCCGCTACAAGACGGACGGCGAGGGCGTGCACTGGGCCACCGACCGTGCGGCGGCCTCCGGCAACGTCACCGTCCGCGTGCTGCCCGCCCGCTCCGGCCCGCTCGGCCCGAGCGCCGGCGCGGTGCACGAGCGGTTCGCCCCCTACGGGATCGGCGGCGAGTCGTACAGCGCGGAGTTTCCGCTGGTGGCGCTCACGGTCCCGGCGGACGCGCCGCTGGGCGAGATCAAGGCCCTGCTCGAACGCGGGGAGGCGGACGGCTGGTGGCACTGGGAGCTGGGGTGCGCGACGGAGGCGTGGAACGCGGCGTGA
- a CDS encoding NADP-dependent oxidoreductase → MEAIVYEEFGGPEVLRYEDGVAVPEPGPGEVRVKVAAVGVNPLDWKRRYGWVEEFYPTTFPAVPGLEFAGTVDAVGPVAKGPDGTELRFGDEVFGWTKTGAYAQYALADIVARKPAGLSWELAASLPVAGETAARVLGLLGVRAGETLLLHGAAGAVGALAAQLAVAAGATVIGTASERNHGFLRELGVTPVAYGEGLADRVRAAAPQGADAVFDAAGTDNLPVSIELTGGAKSRIVTISAPNDVAAEHGIVFSAGGTDPSVVSRQLAEQARLVVEGRLRVDVAETLPLKEAVRAQELSEAGHVRGKLVLLP, encoded by the coding sequence ATGGAAGCGATCGTGTACGAGGAGTTCGGCGGCCCCGAGGTGCTGCGGTACGAGGACGGGGTCGCCGTCCCGGAGCCCGGCCCGGGCGAGGTGCGGGTCAAGGTGGCGGCGGTGGGGGTCAACCCGCTGGACTGGAAGCGCCGTTACGGGTGGGTGGAGGAGTTCTACCCGACCACCTTCCCGGCCGTCCCCGGCCTGGAGTTCGCGGGCACCGTCGACGCCGTCGGCCCCGTGGCGAAGGGCCCCGACGGGACCGAACTGCGCTTCGGCGACGAGGTGTTCGGCTGGACGAAGACCGGCGCCTACGCCCAGTACGCCCTCGCCGACATCGTGGCCCGCAAGCCCGCCGGCCTCTCCTGGGAGCTCGCGGCGAGCCTCCCGGTCGCGGGCGAGACCGCCGCCCGGGTCCTCGGCCTGCTCGGCGTCCGGGCCGGCGAGACCCTGCTCCTGCACGGTGCCGCGGGGGCCGTCGGGGCGCTGGCCGCGCAGCTGGCCGTGGCGGCCGGCGCGACCGTGATCGGCACGGCGTCCGAGCGCAACCACGGCTTCCTGCGCGAGCTCGGCGTGACCCCGGTGGCGTACGGGGAGGGGCTCGCCGACCGGGTGCGCGCCGCCGCGCCGCAGGGCGCCGACGCGGTGTTCGACGCGGCCGGCACCGACAACCTGCCGGTCTCGATCGAGCTGACGGGCGGCGCGAAGTCCCGCATCGTCACCATCTCCGCCCCGAACGACGTGGCCGCCGAGCACGGCATCGTCTTCTCCGCCGGCGGTACGGACCCGTCCGTCGTGAGCCGGCAGCTGGCCGAGCAGGCCCGCCTGGTCGTCGAGGGCCGGCTGCGGGTCGACGTCGCCGAGACCCTGCCGCTGAAGGAGGCCGTGCGGGCGCAGGAGCTGAGCGAGGCGGGGCACGTACGGGGGAAGCTGGTGCTGCTGCCGTGA
- a CDS encoding LuxR C-terminal-related transcriptional regulator, with protein MELTATGALSAARDIIGRPLGAVLPRLSEVLAELIPHRAAVELSTHCAHSPFKRTGAPELPITAAELAPLLAAGTAGRPWQGRAVLGGAERDVVAVRSDATARGSVLVLVREEGAAPAEEPALTVAQLLWDLVTGHFDRFAREALPGALARSRAAADTRARVTAELSTAQAAALSGVLGVLRSRSLDDAAARATATELAVSALIELRAASDRDRSIAEEPAFEAFARLADGLRPMLRHSPVRLELGPPDGPDAARGLPGDVAHGARAVVRALLLVVLEQEAVSRVHVGWTLTEHELRATVRDDGPGLLDACPLGAGSITDRLEALGGRLDMDAVPGWGTTLTATVPLTVPEAPTAALDPLSGLGEREVEVLTHLALGHRNRQIAQELHISESTVKFHVANILNKLGVGSRGEAAALFHRAA; from the coding sequence ATGGAACTCACCGCGACCGGGGCCCTGTCGGCGGCCCGCGACATCATCGGCCGGCCGCTGGGCGCGGTGCTCCCCCGGCTGTCCGAGGTGCTCGCCGAGCTGATCCCGCACCGGGCGGCCGTCGAGCTGTCGACGCACTGCGCGCACTCGCCGTTCAAGCGGACGGGCGCGCCCGAGCTGCCGATCACCGCCGCCGAACTCGCGCCGCTGCTCGCCGCGGGGACGGCCGGCCGGCCCTGGCAGGGCCGTGCCGTCCTCGGCGGTGCGGAACGGGACGTGGTGGCGGTGCGGAGCGACGCCACCGCGCGCGGCTCGGTCCTGGTGCTCGTACGGGAGGAGGGCGCCGCCCCGGCCGAGGAGCCGGCCCTGACCGTGGCGCAGCTCCTGTGGGACCTGGTGACCGGCCACTTCGACCGGTTCGCGCGCGAGGCGCTGCCGGGGGCGCTCGCCCGTTCGCGGGCGGCGGCCGACACCCGGGCGCGGGTGACCGCCGAGCTGAGCACCGCGCAGGCCGCCGCGCTGTCCGGGGTGCTGGGGGTGCTGCGCAGCCGTTCGCTCGACGACGCGGCGGCCCGGGCGACCGCGACCGAGCTCGCGGTGTCGGCGCTGATCGAGCTGCGGGCCGCGTCCGACCGCGACCGTTCGATCGCCGAGGAACCGGCCTTCGAGGCCTTCGCCCGGCTCGCCGACGGGCTGCGCCCGATGCTGCGGCACAGCCCGGTACGGCTCGAACTCGGCCCGCCGGACGGCCCGGACGCCGCCCGCGGACTGCCCGGCGACGTGGCGCACGGCGCGCGGGCGGTCGTACGGGCGCTGCTCCTGGTGGTCCTGGAGCAGGAGGCGGTGTCGCGGGTGCACGTCGGCTGGACGCTGACCGAGCACGAACTGCGCGCGACGGTACGGGACGACGGGCCCGGCCTCCTCGACGCCTGCCCGCTCGGCGCGGGCAGCATCACCGACCGTCTGGAGGCCCTCGGCGGCCGGCTCGACATGGACGCGGTGCCGGGCTGGGGCACGACGCTCACCGCGACCGTCCCGCTCACCGTGCCGGAGGCACCGACGGCCGCGCTCGACCCGCTGAGCGGGCTCGGCGAACGGGAGGTGGAGGTCCTCACCCACCTCGCGCTCGGGCACCGGAACCGGCAGATCGCGCAGGAGCTGCACATCAGCGAGTCCACGGTGAAGTTCCACGTGGCGAACATCCTGAACAAGCTCGGGGTCGGTTCGCGGGGCGAGGCGGCGGCGCTGTTCCACCGCGCCGCATAA
- a CDS encoding bifunctional 3'-5' exonuclease/DNA polymerase: MNEPGGVDEPAGGPGGGRWALAPEPDGDGALLVPLGADGLPAGAVRREPDLVAAVRSRPEVARWVWRSTAEVYPRLLAAGVRVERCYDMEDAEQLLLGHEGRLGEPRSAAAAWARLHHAPVPPDPPLRAAEPTAQDSLFEPVAASTALPFDALLEVYAEQQRRHDLAEHPGRMRLLTAAESAGMLIAAEMHRAGLPWRADVHRELLHGLLGERYAGGGEPRRLAELADEVSAAFGRRVRPDLPADVIRAFAQAGIRVRSTRRWELEELDHPAVAPLVAYKKLYRIWTAHGWSWLADWVRDGRFRPEYLPGGTVSGRWTTNGGGALQIPKVVRQAVVADEGWRLVVADADQMEPRVLAAISRDPGLMEVAGHPDDLYTRLSDRAFSGDRDHAKLALLGAIYGQTSGDGLKNLAALRRRFPRAVAYVDDAAKAGEDGRLVRTWLGRTSPRAAGAEEDGEAGIPQDELPGEPGSVAGAGADGYIPGYASSDARARGRFTRNFVVQGSAADWALLMLAALRRATAGMRAELVFFQHDEVIVHCPAEEAEAVTAAIRAAGDQAGRIAFGDTPVRFPFTTATVERYSDAK, translated from the coding sequence GTGAACGAACCGGGTGGCGTGGACGAACCGGCTGGTGGTCCGGGGGGCGGCCGGTGGGCCCTCGCGCCCGAGCCGGACGGGGACGGGGCGCTGCTCGTCCCCCTCGGCGCCGACGGGCTGCCCGCCGGCGCCGTGCGGCGCGAGCCGGACCTGGTCGCGGCGGTCCGGTCCCGGCCCGAGGTCGCCCGCTGGGTGTGGCGGTCGACCGCCGAGGTGTATCCGCGGCTGCTCGCCGCCGGGGTGCGGGTCGAGCGGTGTTACGACATGGAGGACGCCGAGCAGCTCCTCCTCGGCCACGAGGGGCGGCTCGGCGAGCCCCGCTCGGCCGCCGCGGCCTGGGCGCGCCTGCACCACGCGCCCGTACCGCCCGATCCGCCGCTGCGGGCCGCGGAACCGACCGCGCAGGACTCCCTCTTCGAGCCGGTGGCCGCGTCGACCGCGCTGCCCTTCGACGCGCTCCTGGAGGTGTACGCGGAGCAGCAGCGCCGGCACGATCTGGCCGAGCACCCGGGCCGGATGCGGCTGCTGACGGCGGCCGAGTCGGCGGGCATGCTGATCGCCGCCGAGATGCACCGGGCCGGGCTGCCCTGGCGGGCGGACGTGCACCGGGAGCTGCTGCACGGACTGCTCGGCGAGCGGTACGCGGGCGGGGGCGAGCCGCGCCGGCTCGCGGAGCTGGCGGACGAGGTGTCGGCGGCGTTCGGGCGCCGGGTCCGGCCCGATCTGCCGGCGGACGTGATACGGGCCTTCGCCCAGGCCGGGATCCGGGTGCGGTCGACCCGGCGCTGGGAGCTGGAGGAGCTCGACCACCCGGCGGTCGCGCCGCTCGTCGCGTACAAGAAGTTGTACCGGATCTGGACGGCGCACGGCTGGAGCTGGCTCGCGGACTGGGTGCGCGACGGGCGTTTCCGGCCCGAGTACCTGCCCGGGGGCACCGTCAGCGGCCGCTGGACCACCAACGGCGGCGGTGCGCTGCAGATCCCGAAGGTCGTCCGGCAGGCCGTCGTCGCCGACGAGGGCTGGCGGCTCGTGGTGGCCGACGCCGACCAGATGGAGCCCCGGGTGCTCGCCGCGATCTCCCGCGACCCGGGCCTGATGGAGGTCGCCGGGCACCCCGACGACCTCTACACCCGGCTGTCCGACCGGGCCTTCTCCGGCGACCGCGACCATGCCAAGCTCGCGCTGCTCGGCGCGATCTACGGGCAGACCAGCGGCGACGGCCTGAAGAACCTGGCCGCCCTGCGCCGCCGCTTCCCGCGCGCGGTGGCCTATGTGGACGACGCGGCGAAGGCGGGCGAGGACGGGCGCCTCGTCCGCACCTGGCTGGGCCGCACCAGCCCGCGCGCGGCCGGGGCCGAGGAGGACGGCGAGGCGGGCATCCCGCAGGACGAGCTCCCGGGCGAGCCGGGGTCGGTGGCCGGGGCCGGGGCTGACGGTTACATCCCCGGGTACGCGTCGAGCGACGCCCGGGCCCGCGGCCGCTTCACCCGTAACTTCGTCGTCCAGGGCAGCGCCGCCGACTGGGCCCTGCTGATGCTGGCGGCCCTGCGCCGCGCCACCGCCGGGATGCGGGCCGAGCTGGTCTTCTTCCAGCACGACGAGGTGATCGTGCACTGCCCGGCCGAGGAGGCCGAGGCGGTCACGGCGGCGATCCGCGCGGCGGGCGACCAGGCGGGCCGGATCGCGTTCGGGGACACACCGGTGCGGTTCCCGTTCACGACGGCGACGGTGGAGCGCTACTCGGACGCGAAGTGA
- a CDS encoding SigE family RNA polymerase sigma factor: MRTSRADEFLDFATARSGHLFRSACLLTSGDTHLAEDLVQETLGRMYAVWGRVARIGNPAGYAQTVLVRTFLSHRRRRSATERPLGELPDRAPDSGEDPALRIALLDALAGLAPKDRAVVVLRYWEDRSVEETADAMNTSSAAVRTRSTRALAALRKRLGGSIAEFATR; this comes from the coding sequence ATGAGAACGTCCCGCGCGGACGAGTTCCTGGATTTCGCCACCGCCCGCTCCGGGCATCTGTTCCGCTCGGCGTGCCTTCTGACCAGCGGAGACACCCATCTCGCCGAGGACCTGGTGCAGGAGACGCTGGGCCGGATGTACGCCGTCTGGGGCCGCGTCGCCCGGATCGGCAACCCGGCGGGCTACGCACAGACCGTGCTCGTACGGACCTTCCTCAGCCACCGCAGGCGCCGCTCGGCCACCGAGCGTCCCCTCGGCGAGCTGCCCGACCGCGCCCCCGACAGCGGCGAGGACCCGGCGCTGCGCATCGCCCTCCTCGACGCCCTCGCCGGGCTCGCGCCCAAGGACCGGGCGGTGGTGGTGCTCCGCTACTGGGAGGACCGCAGCGTCGAGGAGACGGCCGACGCCATGAACACCAGCTCAGCGGCCGTACGCACCCGCAGCACCCGGGCCCTCGCGGCCCTGCGCAAACGGCTCGGCGGCAGCATCGCCGAATTCGCCACCCGCTGA
- a CDS encoding DUF6479 family protein, translated as MNTFLVDSAHVTTAAGVWQSGLAQVLGGLIVVAILIGAFMFGIRVKNKELPPPDPDTQPHRPDTGALPGETSEYRKPSEMPQTDGEHRLMPYHLKNSGEEATDPPSEEKRKWGGISSGGFGSGGPGHGD; from the coding sequence ATGAACACTTTCCTCGTGGACTCGGCGCACGTCACCACGGCGGCTGGTGTCTGGCAGTCCGGACTGGCCCAGGTGCTGGGTGGTCTGATCGTGGTCGCCATCCTCATCGGCGCCTTCATGTTCGGGATCCGGGTGAAGAACAAGGAACTTCCGCCACCCGACCCCGACACCCAGCCGCACCGGCCGGACACCGGAGCGTTGCCGGGTGAGACGTCCGAGTACCGGAAGCCCAGCGAGATGCCGCAGACCGACGGTGAACACCGGCTCATGCCGTACCACCTGAAGAACTCCGGCGAAGAAGCCACCGACCCCCCGAGCGAGGAAAAGCGCAAGTGGGGCGGCATTTCCAGCGGCGGCTTCGGCAGCGGCGGCCCGGGCCACGGCGACTGA
- a CDS encoding sigma factor-like helix-turn-helix DNA-binding protein produces the protein MDTSPADMTPVDMTPVDSPPLDPAPVAERLLGTAGAPAAPSLVEEAVGASGGRLADLAAFCLDWLRAREALRPVPQDPWDAPEAEEALDALAPSERLAFVLHEDFAVPYDTIAPLVGRTPAATRQLISRARRRVEGTEELPAPDPERQRKVVAAFLAAARENDVDTLLALLDPDAVLRADAEAVRAGAAPAHGAPAVAHRVAGRVREARTALVNGAAGLLWAAPDGEPKAVLRFTVLEDRVTAVDALADGEHLSRLTLAPL, from the coding sequence GTGGACACCAGCCCTGCGGACATGACCCCCGTGGACATGACTCCCGTGGACTCCCCTCCCCTCGACCCCGCTCCGGTGGCCGAGCGGCTGCTCGGCACCGCCGGGGCACCCGCCGCCCCCTCCCTCGTGGAGGAGGCGGTAGGGGCCTCCGGCGGACGGCTGGCCGACCTCGCCGCCTTCTGCCTGGACTGGCTGCGGGCGCGCGAGGCCCTGCGCCCGGTCCCGCAGGACCCCTGGGACGCCCCGGAGGCCGAGGAAGCCCTGGACGCCCTGGCCCCGTCGGAACGGCTCGCCTTCGTCCTCCACGAGGACTTCGCCGTGCCGTACGACACGATCGCGCCGCTCGTCGGCCGCACCCCGGCCGCCACCCGTCAGCTGATCTCCCGGGCGCGCCGCCGCGTCGAGGGCACGGAGGAGCTGCCGGCCCCGGATCCGGAGCGGCAGCGGAAGGTGGTGGCGGCGTTCCTGGCCGCCGCGCGCGAGAACGACGTGGACACCCTGCTCGCCCTCCTCGACCCGGACGCGGTGCTGCGGGCGGACGCCGAGGCGGTACGGGCGGGGGCGGCGCCCGCGCACGGCGCGCCGGCCGTGGCGCACCGTGTCGCGGGACGGGTGCGGGAGGCTCGTACGGCGCTGGTGAACGGCGCGGCGGGCCTGCTGTGGGCGGCGCCTGACGGCGAACCGAAGGCGGTGCTCCGCTTCACCGTCCTGGAGGACCGGGTCACGGCGGTCGACGCCCTGGCAGACGGAGAGCACCTGTCCCGGCTGACGCTCGCGCCACTGTGA
- a CDS encoding VOC family protein, translating to MAMNTVIFPVKDLERAKALLTALLGTAPSVDAPYYVGFDVDGQHFGLDPNGHGKGLTGPVPFWDVDDLDGLLQALLAAGATTVQEVQEVGGGMRITTVKDPDGNMIGLRSTAG from the coding sequence ATGGCCATGAACACCGTGATCTTTCCCGTGAAGGACCTGGAGCGGGCCAAGGCCCTGCTCACCGCCCTCCTCGGAACCGCGCCCAGCGTCGACGCGCCGTACTACGTGGGCTTCGACGTCGACGGGCAGCACTTCGGGCTCGACCCCAACGGCCACGGCAAGGGGCTGACCGGACCCGTGCCCTTCTGGGACGTCGACGACCTCGACGGGCTGCTCCAGGCGCTGCTCGCGGCCGGTGCGACCACCGTGCAGGAGGTGCAGGAGGTCGGCGGCGGGATGCGGATCACCACCGTGAAGGACCCGGACGGGAACATGATCGGGCTCCGCTCCACCGCCGGGTAG
- a CDS encoding pyridoxamine 5'-phosphate oxidase family protein, translated as MAEQGAESELGVTGRTRLRRMRHKGSHRRGDLDAVLGAGFLCHLGVVVDGAPMVVPTVYGVDGDRLYVHGSVASRSLVQAPDGVVCVSVTHVDGLVLARSVFEHGVNYRSAMIYGVPRLVTDPEEKLRGLKALTEQSAPGQWEYVRQPSRKELAATALVALDLAEASVKVASGPPDDGDGPDAEMGLWAGVLPVETRFGVPEADPLLPAGIEPPAHIAGRAGELLGRSPGR; from the coding sequence ATGGCGGAGCAGGGGGCGGAGTCGGAGCTCGGGGTGACCGGGCGGACGCGGTTGCGGCGGATGCGGCACAAGGGGAGTCATCGGCGGGGGGATCTCGACGCGGTGCTGGGGGCGGGGTTTCTCTGTCATCTCGGGGTCGTCGTGGACGGGGCGCCGATGGTGGTGCCGACCGTGTACGGGGTCGACGGGGACCGGTTGTACGTGCACGGGTCCGTGGCCAGCCGGAGTCTGGTGCAGGCGCCGGACGGGGTGGTGTGCGTGAGCGTGACGCATGTGGACGGGCTGGTGCTCGCGCGGTCGGTGTTCGAGCACGGGGTGAACTACCGCAGCGCGATGATCTACGGCGTGCCGCGGCTGGTGACCGATCCGGAGGAGAAGCTGCGCGGGCTGAAGGCGCTCACCGAGCAGTCCGCGCCGGGGCAGTGGGAGTACGTGCGGCAGCCCAGCCGCAAGGAGCTGGCCGCGACCGCGCTGGTCGCGCTCGACCTGGCAGAGGCGTCCGTGAAGGTCGCGAGCGGGCCGCCGGACGACGGGGACGGGCCCGACGCCGAAATGGGCCTGTGGGCCGGGGTGCTGCCGGTCGAGACGCGGTTCGGGGTGCCGGAGGCCGATCCGCTGCTGCCGGCCGGGATCGAGCCGCCCGCGCACATCGCCGGGCGGGCCGGGGAGCTCCTCGGGCGGTCTCCCGGGCGGTGA